The genomic segment GATTTCAACGGGCAAGGGCAGCGAACCACCCCGCAGCTGAACCTCGAGGTCCCTGGCATCTTCGGCCGTGAAGTTTCCGGAGATCGAGGCGGTGCCTCCTGAAATTCCAGCGGCTTTGTACTGGGGACCAACACTGGCTTCACTGATGAGTTCTCCATCGAGAACGATGCCGAGCAGTCGTCCAGTGCCGGCGATCGACTGGGTGAGCTCAGCGAATTTCTCACCACCCTCGGCGTTGAAATTCAGTGTCACCTCCCAGCCAGAGCCGTTCTGTTGCTGCTGACGACCAGCACTGATGAGTTGTTTGCCCGTGAAGGCCGTGGGGTCAAATCGATCAAGAATTTCCTGATTGGTACGCGCCAACAGCTGCTCTAGTTGCTCCGTCTCCGTCTTGGCCGTTCCGTCAAGACCTAATTCTTTTTGACGTCTCGCAAGCTCCTCCTGCTCGACGGGATCAATCTCGGACTGATCTTCGCCTAAGCGCGTGGCCAGCACACTGAGCAGCTGGGCTTTCAGCTGCCGCAAGCTCTGGACTTCCTCCTGCGTCCCTTCCTGCTGCGCCCTGAACTCAAGCAGAGCCGTACTGCCGAGAACATCAGCCGCCCGGGTCGGATCGGTGACGCCGGGAAGCTGGAGCACAAGCTGGTCATCACCGACGGTCTGCAGGGTGGATTCAGCGACACCGAGACCGTTAACACGGCGATCGAGCACCGCCTTAACCGCTTCCATTTGCTCTGCGCCAATGGTGGTGATCTCTCCGGCCGGTTGGACCTCGAGAGTGAGCTGACTGCCCCCACGCAAATCAAGTCCTAACTGCAGAGGGAAACTGGACAGAACTGCTGCTGCCGCGATGGCAAGCGCAAGGATGAGGGCGAACCAGCCCTGTTGGCGGGCCATCAATCAGAGCCCCTGACGAACAATGGTCTGCGCCGCTTCGACAATTTGATGCGGCTGAATGATGGTCAGATTCTCAAGGTTGCCGTTGTAGGGAGTGGGGATGTCCTGGCTGGACAGCCTGATCGGCCGGGCATCGAGATCATCGAAGCAATGCTCGGTGATCAGAGCGATGAGCTCTGCACCGATGCCACCGGTCTTCATGCACTCCTCCACCACGATCACCTTGTGGGTCTTGCGGATCGAGCGAGCAACGGTCTCCATATCAAATGGCTTGAGACTGATCAAATCGATCAGTTCGGCGTTGATGCCATCCTCCTCGAGCTGGTCCACAGCCTTGAGACAGTGATGACGCATCCTTGAGTAGGTCAGGATTGTGATGTCACTGCCCTCCTTGACCAGATCCGCCTGATCGAGGGCACAGGTGTACTCGCCATCCGGCAGTTCTTCCGTGAGGTTGTAGAGCAGCACGTGCTCGAAAAAGAGAACCGGATTGTTGTCGCGGATGGCAGCCTTCATGAGGCCCTTCGCGTTGGTCGGCGTGCTGCAGGCCACGATCTTGATGCCGGGCACGGCATGGAAATAAGCCTCGAGCCTCTGACTGTGTTCGGCTCCCAGCTGTCGGCCGACTCCGCCTGGCCCCCGCACCACCGTTGGGATGGTGAAATTGCCACCGCTGGTGTAGCGCAGCATCCCCATGTTGTTAGAGATCTGATTGAAGGCCAGCAGCAGAAATCCCATGTTCATGCCTTCCACGATCGGCCTCAGGCCAGTCATCGCGGCACCTACTGCCATGCCGGTGAAACTGTTCTCGGCAATCGGAGTGTCGAGGACCCTCAGTTCACCGTATTTCTCGTAGAGATCCTTGGTGACTTTGTAGGAGCCGCCGTAATGGCCAACGTCCTCTCCCATCACACAGACATGGGGATCACGGGCCATTTCCTCATCGATGGCTTCGCGAAGTGCGTTGAAGAGAAGCGTCCCTGCCACGGCGTTGCTGCAATCCCGGCCATGCCGGCGTCAGCGGCCAAGCTATCTCAGTCCAGGTGTGTTCAGCCCCCGGCAGCAAAGGTAGCCAAGAGCAGCACTGAAAGAAGCAGTCCTGGAGACAGCAGCAGCACCAACTGACCGAGATCGTGGGGGGTCATGGCTGCAGAAGCTCTGCGCCGAGGCTAGGCAGCGTCCAGCTTGTCTTTCATGAAAAGACTGCGAAGAAACACCAAGAACAAACCAATCCCGATGAAGGCAAAGCTGAATGTGGCCAGAAAACACATGCCAATGAACAGAGTCTTCATGGCAGACGCGATGTTCTGGGCTGTAGTGCTGCTGAAATTCGAAGAGTGAGTCGACAGATAAATCACGACTTTTTTGCTCAGGCCGAAACTCAACCAGGCCAGAACAAGACTGGTAACGGATCCGGAAAAGAAACTGAGTGGTCCTTTACGGGGCTTCGCTGAGGCTTTGTTGCTGTCACTCATGCAGCCAGCTTGACGCCGTGGGGGAGCAGTGAGCAACTCCAGGACTGCAAACCTTCTGCCAGAAACAGCTCGGTCGTTCGCTGACGGGCTTGTTCAGCCGCATCGAAGTTGGGGAACAGAGCAAAGCAACTCGGTCCTGAACCACTCATGGCCACCCGCAACTGCCCCGGCAATGATTCCAGGAGCGCCAGCGCCTTCCGCACCGAGCTGTTCTGAGGAGCCACCACGGCCTGAAGGTCGTTGCGCAAGGGCGGAGCAGATTCCGCTCGAAGAGGATGCAACCACGCAGAGGTGCGAAGTGCCTGACGACGCTGCTCAAAAGCAGACTCACCGTCGAGATAGTGATTGAAACGCTGCCGCTTGGATTCGCCATAGGCCCACGGCGTCGACACGCTGATGGATGGATCCTTCACCAGCAAGACGCCCAGCGGCGCAGTCACATCAGGCAGAACTTCAAGCCGCTCGCCGCGTCCGAAACAGAGCTGGGTGCCGCCGGCCACACAGAAGGGCATGTCGGATCCGAGATCAGCAGCAAACGTCTCGAGCTGAGAGGCGCCCAAACCAAGGCCCCACAGCGTGTTCAGGCCAACCAGTGCTGCTGCCCCATCGCTGGAGCCTCCTGCAAGACCGGCGCCGATCGGAATCCGCTTGCGGAGATGCATCCGTGCACCCAACTCCCCGAATCCGGATCGCTCACGCAGCAGCCTGGCCGCCCGCATGATCAGGTTGTCGTCTCCGCAACTGAGTTCTGGCTGATCACAGCTGAGAGAAAGAGTCCCGTCTGCGGTGTTCTCGCAATCGAGCTGATCGGCGAGATCAATGCTTTGCATCACCATGGCGAGTTCATGGAACCCGTCGTTGCGCAGGCCAAGCACCTCGAGATGCAGATTGATCTTGGCCGGAGCGCTGACGCAAACCGGAGCCGTCATGAACAGAACGCAGCGCAGTTGGCCGGACTCCGACCGGAATCAGGAGGCTAAACCACAGCCATAGCCCAGTTTTTACAGGGGATCGAAGGCCCAATATCTAGAGATTGCTCAGCCACGACACGCACAAACATCGATCCGTCTAAGGCAGCTCACTCGGATGTTTCCGCCTGACTCAATCCCCTGGCCAGGGCCACCCAGTTTTCCGGTGCCACCTCCTGAGGCCTCTGCTGCAGATCAATCCCAGCCTGCTGTGCCAGCTCCTGGAGCTGATCAGGAGGTTTGACACCGGCAAGCGTGTTTCGCAACATCTTGCGTCGAGCAAGAAAGGCCTGTTTAAGCAATCGTTCCACCCCACGGCAGATCTCGGGATCTGGGCGCTGATCCGCCGGCAAGGGGTCCAGCCTGATCACCTCGGACTGCACCTTCGGAGGAGGCTGAAAGCAACGCGGCGGCACAGAACAAACACTTTGACAACGGGCCAGAAGCTGCAAACGCACACTCAAAGCACTGAAACTGCTGTGTCCGGGACGGGCTCGAATGCGCTCTGCCACCTCTTTCTGGACGAGCAGGATGAGCCTTTCGTAGGGCGGATCAACAGGTCGATCCAGACGACCAATCAGCCGATCAAGCAAGGGCCCCGTGATGTTGTACGGAATATTGGCCACCACCTTGGAGGCCGGAGAACCGTCCGGAAGGGTCAGAGGAACCTCAAGAACATCGCCCTCACAGAGTGAAAACCGCGACTGAGCTCCGTATCGCTCGGTCAGACCTGACACCAGATCTCTATCCAGCTCGATCGCATGCACCAACGCGGCAGGGCTCTTCAGCAGTCGGTCGGTCAGGGCACCACGCCCTGGTCCCACCTCGAGAACACGGTCTCCTTGCTCGAGTGCTGCTGACTCGAGAATCCGATCCAGAACCCGTTCATCCCGCAGCCAGTGCTGACCAAACCGTTTGCGGGCCGTATGTCCTGCGAAGCTCATGTCATGCGGGCCATCGGTTCACTGTGCACCAGCGCATAGGGCGCGGAACGCGATGATTGTGGTGTTTAGGTCTGGCGGGTTGATGAACAGATCTGCGCTGCTGATCTGCATCGCCGGCCCCTCCGCAGCAGGCAAGACTTACTTCAGTGAGGAGCTGAAAACGTCGCTCGCTCATAGCGGGATTGCTGCTGTGGTGATCGGCTCCGATGATTACTACCGCGAGCACTGGACTCCGGATTCGATCTACGGATTCGACACGATCGATGCAATCGATCGCGAAGCGCTGATCACAGACGTGCAGTCCATGAAAGATCGTCGACTTCAGCATCGACGCCGTTACGACATGAGCACCAGGGACGTCAGCTGGGAATCTTTCAACGAAATCTGGGATGTTGTGCTGCTGGAGGGGGCATTCGGCCCCCAACTATTGATGGATCAGCTCCATCCTGATCTTTTGATTTATCTGAGCGCATCCCTGCCGATCAGAGTGATTCGCCGACTGCGCCGTGACGTGTCCGAACGTCAGCGAACCCCCCTGTCGGTCTTGCGTCAGTCAGTGATGCAGATGCTGCCGGGAGAGCGGAGGTTCATCCATCCACTGAGACGTTCGGCTGATCTGGTGATTCGCGATCTTCCAACGGGTCTTCCACTAGCTGTGAAACGAATTGAAGGTCTGATCAAGACATCCGTAGCTCCGGGACCCTGATCCAGCGCACAGGCCTGGAGCTGGGTGGCAACGGCACAAGCGCAAGCACCAGCTCGAGATGCCCCTGATCACACCAGGGGTGACATGACTGCCAGCAGGCAAGCGTTCGGGCCAAGCGTCTGCGTTTTACAGGATCGAAAGCTTTCACACCCCAGCCATCAAGACCACATCGACGCCTGGCCTTGACCTCCACCAGCAGCAGACGGAGACCTGAGCGACCCGATTTGATCATCATCAGATCAAGCTCCCCGTAACGACAGCTCCAGCGCTCAGCCAGGCAACGCCACCCCCGGCCTTTCAACAGATTCAGGGCACGCCGCTCGGCCCAGCGACCGGGATCGCTCTTGGCATCAATGGTCCACAAGATCAGCTCCCTGCATTCACGGAGCATTCCCCTGAGCTAGGAATCAGGCCCCCTAGGCTTCGGTGACGCTCTTCATCCGCTGATGCAACGACATCTGCTGGCCTCCCTGCTTGCTCTCCTTCTTTTAGTGGGCTTGCCTCCTCAGCCGGTGCAGGCTGCAATGGATTACGCCAAACAGGTGTTGATCGGCGCTGATTTCTCCAACCGGGAGATGCAGGGGGTGACCTTCAACCTCACCAACCTGCGTGAAGCTGATCTGTCTGGCAGCGACCTGCAGGGCGCCAGCCTCTATGGAGCCAAGCTTCAAGACGCCAACCTCACAGGAGCCAACCTGCGCGACGCAACGCTGGATTCAGCGGTGCTGGATGGCACCAACCTCACGGATGCCGTTCTCGAAGATGCTTTTGCCTTCAATACCCGGTTCATCAACGTGACGATCACCGGTGCCGATTTCACCAACGTGCCTTTTCGCGGGGACGCACTGAAAACACTCTGTGCCGCCGCCGACGGCACCAATCCAGTAACGGGCCGCGAGACACGCGACACCCTTGGCTGCTCATGAGCTTCGATCCTCGCAGCCTGGAACGGCTCAGACAACTGGGACGCCAGCTCCCTGAGGCCATCCCTGCACCGGCAACCGACACGAAACGCGCCGCCAAAGACAGCCGGCCTCGCCACAAGGTGGAGACCGAGCAAGACCCCAAAGCTCTGTTTCATGAACTGATGCAGGTGAGCCAGGACGGCACCGTTCCTGAACATCTGATGGCGCGATTGCGGGATGCGGAAGAGCGGGTCGACAGCGAGCGACGCCAGAAGCTCAATGCCCCATCACCATCAACGCTGGATTCTCCTACCACCCAGACAGCCTTCTCGAACCGTTCGATGGGCAAAGGCAAGAACACACGACCTCAGCGCCGTGATGTGGCACCCGGCAGTGAGGAGGACAGTCTCTACGTGGCTTTCGGACAGATGTTTCTTGAGGAACAAGACGACGAGACGGATTGAAGCCGCTAAGCCATGAACAATTCCCGTTGCCGCATCATTGCGGTCGGAAAAGTACGCAAGCGGTGGGTTCAGGAAGGTGTGGACCTTTATCTCAAACGCCTTCCTGGCCTGGGCATTACCGAACTGCGTGACAGCAACCCTAAAAAGGAGGCCGAGGCGATCCGTCAGGCCCTGCGTACCGATGAATATCCGGTGCTGCTGATGGAACAGGGCCTCACCCTGACCTCGGTGGACTTTGCTGATCGTTTACGGGACTTGGGTTCTGAGCGTCTGGCCTTCGTGATCGGAGGCGCTGACGGCTTCACCGATGCATTCAAAAGCACAGCTCGCTGGCAGCTGAGTCTTTCACCTCTGACCTTTCCCCATGAGCTGGCTCGATTGCTCTTGCTCGAGCAGCTCTACAGAGCGCAGGCGATCCTGCAAGGGAGTCCCTATCACCGGGCCTGATGTCCAGTGCAAAGGCGAGCGTTCAGGAGGAACGGCAATTACCCCCCCGCTGCGACTAGCGCCTCGGCCCAGGCATCACAGCACACCCACCACTGGAGATATCCGAGCTGATGCACATGGGGCAACAGCTCAAGCATCATCGCCGCAGCTGCTGTCGTAGCCGGATCAGGCTGCGTCCGGGCCAGGCGATAGTTCGCACAAAAAGCGCCGAAGGTCCCTTTGCGCACCCCCCGCTGACGTTCCAGATGCTCCTGCAGCACAGCGTCGCTGCGATGGCTACTCATGGCTGTCTGTGCAGCTGATGCGCCGAAATCCTGAGCACCCGGCAACAGATCCTCACCGGTGAATCCGCACACCTCACCTGAGGCCAAGGCCTCTTGATTGTCATCATCAAAGCCCTGAACCTCCTCATCGCCACGCTTGGCCATCTCCTCTAGGCAGATCTCAGCGATGTCTTGGTCGCGCCAGTCGAACAGGTCACCAACGCCGTTGGAACGCACAATGTCGACCATCTGACGCCGCAGCATGCGATTGCAGGCTTCAGCCTGTAATCGGTCTTGATCCGTTATCAAGGATCTGCGAAGGGCCCATTCCGCGTTCAGAAAAAACGCCGAAGTGGTCCCTTTTCGATGGCCGTTAGCACTGTGTTGCGACGTCCCCATGATCTGTTCAGGGGTCACACAGCGATCGTTTGTCATGGCTGTGATCAAGAGCGATCACATTCATCTTCATCAGCTTTGGCTGTTCGACACGGATCGGCGAGAGATCTGCAACAACTGCGCCATCAGCACGCATGCCATAAGTATTACCCCCAGCCAGAGCACGCTCTGCAAGCCCGTCAATGCCATCGAGCTCGTTCCCATCGAGAAGATCACAAAACCAAGGCCATTGAGCGTCGTCAATGTTGCCCAGCAACGCCTCTGCAACTCGGCCGGCACCAAGTCAGGCAGTCGATCGAGCGTGAGCGATGAGGTCATGATCGACCACCAACCGATCAAAAAAGCAGATAACAACAGCAGTTGCGGCGTGCGCGCCAGCGCATAGATCCAGGCCCCCAACCCACCAAGCATGGCCACCGCCGGAAGCAACAGTGCCGTTGGCCAAGTCCTAGGCAAAACCAGCAACAACAATGACGCCATCAAGCCGCCAAGTCCCATGGTGGAGAAGGAGGCACTACTCATCGATGCATCCAGGCCGATGCGGTTCGAGGCCACGATCGGCTCATACAGCGCCATGGGCACCTGGGCCGCTCCCGTGAGAGCAAACGCGCAGGTGAGAGCAATCAACGGAAACCAACAAATTGATTTCACACCGCTGTCAGCAATTGCCACCTGCTGTTCTTCTCCACTCTGTTCATTAGCGCGCAAACGGCGATGCCCCCGGTCGATCAGCCATAGGGTTGGGAGGGACAGCACAGTGGCGAAGCAAGCCAGCACTAACCAAGCGCCTGCCGCCGAACTCGGAGCCAGCCAGGCCACCGCACTAGCTCCCAGCAGAGCCACCAGTGCACCACCTCCCAACACCGTGGCGACAGCCTGGCGTTGATGACGAGCGGGAACTCCCGCGATAGCCAGGCCTGGCAGACCGCTCATCAGATGTCCAGCACCCCAGCCGGCCAACACCCTCAGACCACCTTCACCGAGTTGGCCACTCTGCACAGCCCCCAACCAGAGGCAAAGCACTCCGACCGCCAATGCCAGCCGCAAGCTACGCAGCAACTGGGCCTTACCCTTCAGTTGCGCCTGATGCACACAGCCCAACAGGTAACCCACCATGTTGAGTGCAGCGAGTTCACCAAGATCGGCCTGGGATATCCATTCCTGCACGACCATTTCTCGACCGATCACACCGAAGTCGGATCGGATCAATCCCAGGCCGATGCCCAGTCCGCATGCTCCTGCCAGCACCCTGAGCCGATGAGGTTCTTGTGGCTGAAATGGCACTGGTGAGCCTTCAGAGGACGGAGACATCACCACTGATCAGGCCGGCCAAGCGCTGAGCGCGACAGCTTCGAACTTGGCGATGCTCATGGTCCAGGCCCGCCCGCACATGGCTTGAAGACTCACCTGAAAAGCCTCGGTGTCGCCGCTGTTGAGCCAGTCGGCTTTGAGCCTGGGGAGGTCCTCCGGTAGACACTCCATTGGCAACTCCACCAGCAGCAGACTCTCGACGCCGCAAGCCCGACGCAAGGGGCCGTTATCACTGCGCTGCCACAGCCTCAGCAGCAACTCCAGAGCCAGGGAATGGGCCACCTGCGTGGGTGGCTCCTCCATGGCGGTTTGTGCACTCAAGGAACGCCCGGCAAGCGGCAGAGCCCTCTTCCCCTCCTGCTCGATCAAAGCGAGGGCAACGAGATAGGGAGCAGCAGCCATCACGACAACCTCAGTGAACACATCCTCTCCGGTCAAGGCCGCAGTGGCGCCGAATCCGGATCATGGCTGAACTGAATGTGCGCAGACAACCTGTCATTCATGACAGCATCAGCTCAGGAGCCAAGGACAGTCCTCTGCTTCGGCGACTCCAACACCTGGGGATTCAACCCCGACGGTGGTGGGCGACTGCCCCACGACACGCGCTGGCCGAATCAGTTGGAGCAGCAGCTGAACCGGCGCGCGTCCGGCCCTGCCTGGCGCACGATTGAGGACGGTCTCAATTCCCGCACCTGGCTGCTCGACGATCCCATCGGTGCCGCCCGGTATGGCGCGCAGTACAGCTGCAGCGGGCGCTCAGGCCTGATGACCTCTCTGCACAGCCACAAACCGATCGACGTGGTGATCCTGGCGCTGGGCTGCAACGACTGCAAGAACTACCTCAACCTGTCCGCCGAGCAGATCGCCGACGGCGCCCGCATCCTGATTCACGACATCCGCAGCGCACTCAACTGTGGCCCACGTGAGCGGCCCGACCAGCCCCCCTGCATTGTTCTGATGACCCCGCCATTGGTGATGATCACTTCGCAGTCGCTGAACTGGGGATTCGCGGGAGCTGACACGAAATCCCAGGCATTAGGCAACCGCTATCTCCAACTCGCCGCTGAACTGGAGGTGCTCGCTTTTGATGTTCAGCCTGTGGCCACTGCCTCATCCCTGGATGGCATCCATTTCGACAGCCAGGCCCAGTCGGCGATCGCTACAGGCCTGGCCGATCTCATCGCCCAAACCTGAACACCAAACACAACCAGCAGCCGCAACAGAACACCTGTACTATTTTGTGCGTATTGGTCTGTTGAGCCCCTTGCAATGGAGATCGATCGCTCCTTTCTCCAACCACCACAACCCCTACGCCCCCAGAGAACGCCAAGGCAGCTGCCAATGGCGGAAGCGCGAGTGGCAGCAGGCTTTCCCTCTCCGGCAGAGGACTACGTGGACGTGGGGATCGACCTCAACGACCAACTGATCCGTCATCCCACCAGCACCTTCTTCCTGCGTGTCAGCGGCGACTCCATGACCGGCGCCGGCATTCATGACGGCGACCTTCTGGTCGTGGACCGCAGCCTGAACCCCTGCCCCGGACGAGTGGTGGTGGCCGTTCTCGACGGCGACTTCACCCTCAAGCGCCTGATGCGCCATCAGGGCCGGCTGCGCCTGGAAGCGGCCAATCCCAGCTATCCACCTCTCGATCTGCAGTCGTGCGACGACGTGCAGATCTGGGGGGTCGCCATCCATGTGATTCACCCCCTCTGAACGCCATGGCTCAGGTCACTGCCCTCATCGACGCCAACAACTTCTATGCCTCCTGCGAGCAAAGCCTCGATCCAGCCCTGATTGGCCGCCCCGTGGTGGTGCTTTCCAACAACGACGGCTGCATCGTGGCCCGCAGCGCGGAGGCCCGTGCGCTTGGCATTGCCATGGGCACGCCGTATTTCAAGGCCAAGCAGACGCTGGAACGGTGCGGAGTGGCGGTGCGCAGTTCCAACTACGCCCTCTACGCCGACATGAGCCAGCGGCTGATGAGCCTGCTGGAAAGTCAGGTGGAGGAACTGGAGGTGTATTCCATCGATGAAGCGTTCGCTCGCATCAGTCGTCCGCCGACGGCGGATCTGCTGCCCTGGGGGCGACAGCTGCGTGCCCTAGTGCGTCGCAATCTGGGGCTGCCGATCGCCATCGGCCTGGGGAGCAGCAAAGGCCAGGCGAAGCTGGCGAACCGTCTGGCCAAGGTGGAGGCAACCCATGCAGGCCTATTCGACCTTGGACACTGCAGCCATCGGGACCGCTGGCTAGAAACGATCGACATCGAAGATGTCTGGGGGATCGGCCGCAAACTGGCCTACTGGTGCCGATTGCGTGGTGTGCGCAACGCCCGGGAACTGCGGGATATGGCCAGCGGACCACTGCGGGCCAAGGCGGGTGTGGTCGGCCTACGACTACAGAGGGAACTCCAGGGACATGCCTGTCTTCCCCTCGACCTGGCCCCATCTCCGAAGCAGGAAACCTGTGTCAGCAGAAGTTTCAGTCGACCGATCACCTCCCTGGTGGAGCTGAGAGAAGCCGTGGCGACCTACGTGGTACGCGCCGCGGAAAAGCTGCGCAAACAGCATCAACGCGCTGCATCCCTGAGTGTTTACACCCGCACCAGCCCATTCGTACCGGCCTTCTACAGCCGCAGCGCCAGCACTCATCTGGACCTCCCCAGCAACGACACCCAGACGCTGCTAAGGGCAGCTTTGCCACTGGTGGAACGGATCTTCCAGCCACACCGTCAGCTCGCCAAGGCCGGCGTACTGATGGAGCATCTGCAGGACACAGAGCAACTGCAGCACCACTTACTGGTGCCGTGCAGTGCAGCGAACCTGCAACGGCGGGACACCCTGATGAACACCATCGATGGCCTCAACCGCCGCTATGGACGAGGCACCGTGCAGTGGGCAGCCTGCGGCCTGCATTCCGGCTGGTCCATGCGACGGGAACGCTTGGGCCGGGCAGCCACTACACGACTGAGTGATGTGCCGGTGGTCAAGACCTGAACAGCAGATACGGGCTTTTATGAAAAAATCTGGCTTCTATCGACGAAAAGGTTGTGTTGCGGCGAATCCCGATCATTGCTGCGGGACTTGTCCTGCTGGGACCCCAATCGACTTTCGCCGAGCAGGTCACCCTCAAGCTGAGC from the Synechococcus sp. UW179A genome contains:
- the secD gene encoding protein translocase subunit SecD is translated as MARQQGWFALILALAIAAAAVLSSFPLQLGLDLRGGSQLTLEVQPAGEITTIGAEQMEAVKAVLDRRVNGLGVAESTLQTVGDDQLVLQLPGVTDPTRAADVLGSTALLEFRAQQEGTQEEVQSLRQLKAQLLSVLATRLGEDQSEIDPVEQEELARRQKELGLDGTAKTETEQLEQLLARTNQEILDRFDPTAFTGKQLISAGRQQQQNGSGWEVTLNFNAEGGEKFAELTQSIAGTGRLLGIVLDGELISEASVGPQYKAAGISGGTASISGNFTAEDARDLEVQLRGGSLPLPVEILEVRTIGPSLGAENVRRSLIAALSGLVLVGIFMLLIYRLAGAVAVMALSLYALFNLAVYALIPVTLTLPGIAGFILSIGMAVDANVLIFERIKDELRRGNTLIRSIETGFSEAFSSIVDGHLTTLISCAALFSLGTGLVKGFAATLGIGVLLSLFTALTCTRTLLRFLMSYQGLRRPTNFLPAKQLPTTAS
- a CDS encoding alpha-ketoacid dehydrogenase subunit beta; the protein is MAGTLLFNALREAIDEEMARDPHVCVMGEDVGHYGGSYKVTKDLYEKYGELRVLDTPIAENSFTGMAVGAAMTGLRPIVEGMNMGFLLLAFNQISNNMGMLRYTSGGNFTIPTVVRGPGGVGRQLGAEHSQRLEAYFHAVPGIKIVACSTPTNAKGLMKAAIRDNNPVLFFEHVLLYNLTEELPDGEYTCALDQADLVKEGSDITILTYSRMRHHCLKAVDQLEEDGINAELIDLISLKPFDMETVARSIRKTHKVIVVEECMKTGGIGAELIALITEHCFDDLDARPIRLSSQDIPTPYNGNLENLTIIQPHQIVEAAQTIVRQGL
- a CDS encoding DUF3082 domain-containing protein translates to MSDSNKASAKPRKGPLSFFSGSVTSLVLAWLSFGLSKKVVIYLSTHSSNFSSTTAQNIASAMKTLFIGMCFLATFSFAFIGIGLFLVFLRSLFMKDKLDAA
- the ispE gene encoding 4-(cytidine 5'-diphospho)-2-C-methyl-D-erythritol kinase — its product is MTAPVCVSAPAKINLHLEVLGLRNDGFHELAMVMQSIDLADQLDCENTADGTLSLSCDQPELSCGDDNLIMRAARLLRERSGFGELGARMHLRKRIPIGAGLAGGSSDGAAALVGLNTLWGLGLGASQLETFAADLGSDMPFCVAGGTQLCFGRGERLEVLPDVTAPLGVLLVKDPSISVSTPWAYGESKRQRFNHYLDGESAFEQRRQALRTSAWLHPLRAESAPPLRNDLQAVVAPQNSSVRKALALLESLPGQLRVAMSGSGPSCFALFPNFDAAEQARQRTTELFLAEGLQSWSCSLLPHGVKLAA
- the rsmA gene encoding 16S rRNA (adenine(1518)-N(6)/adenine(1519)-N(6))-dimethyltransferase RsmA; this translates as MSFAGHTARKRFGQHWLRDERVLDRILESAALEQGDRVLEVGPGRGALTDRLLKSPAALVHAIELDRDLVSGLTERYGAQSRFSLCEGDVLEVPLTLPDGSPASKVVANIPYNITGPLLDRLIGRLDRPVDPPYERLILLVQKEVAERIRARPGHSSFSALSVRLQLLARCQSVCSVPPRCFQPPPKVQSEVIRLDPLPADQRPDPEICRGVERLLKQAFLARRKMLRNTLAGVKPPDQLQELAQQAGIDLQQRPQEVAPENWVALARGLSQAETSE
- a CDS encoding uridine kinase, giving the protein MNRSALLICIAGPSAAGKTYFSEELKTSLAHSGIAAVVIGSDDYYREHWTPDSIYGFDTIDAIDREALITDVQSMKDRRLQHRRRYDMSTRDVSWESFNEIWDVVLLEGAFGPQLLMDQLHPDLLIYLSASLPIRVIRRLRRDVSERQRTPLSVLRQSVMQMLPGERRFIHPLRRSADLVIRDLPTGLPLAVKRIEGLIKTSVAPGP
- a CDS encoding YraN family protein, whose translation is MLRECRELILWTIDAKSDPGRWAERRALNLLKGRGWRCLAERWSCRYGELDLMMIKSGRSGLRLLLVEVKARRRCGLDGWGVKAFDPVKRRRLARTLACWQSCHPWCDQGHLELVLALVPLPPSSRPVRWIRVPELRMS
- a CDS encoding pentapeptide repeat-containing protein, yielding MQRHLLASLLALLLLVGLPPQPVQAAMDYAKQVLIGADFSNREMQGVTFNLTNLREADLSGSDLQGASLYGAKLQDANLTGANLRDATLDSAVLDGTNLTDAVLEDAFAFNTRFINVTITGADFTNVPFRGDALKTLCAAADGTNPVTGRETRDTLGCS
- a CDS encoding 23S rRNA (pseudouridine(1915)-N(3))-methyltransferase RlmH; this encodes MNNSRCRIIAVGKVRKRWVQEGVDLYLKRLPGLGITELRDSNPKKEAEAIRQALRTDEYPVLLMEQGLTLTSVDFADRLRDLGSERLAFVIGGADGFTDAFKSTARWQLSLSPLTFPHELARLLLLEQLYRAQAILQGSPYHRA
- a CDS encoding YbfB/YjiJ family MFS transporter — protein: MSPSSEGSPVPFQPQEPHRLRVLAGACGLGIGLGLIRSDFGVIGREMVVQEWISQADLGELAALNMVGYLLGCVHQAQLKGKAQLLRSLRLALAVGVLCLWLGAVQSGQLGEGGLRVLAGWGAGHLMSGLPGLAIAGVPARHQRQAVATVLGGGALVALLGASAVAWLAPSSAAGAWLVLACFATVLSLPTLWLIDRGHRRLRANEQSGEEQQVAIADSGVKSICWFPLIALTCAFALTGAAQVPMALYEPIVASNRIGLDASMSSASFSTMGLGGLMASLLLLVLPRTWPTALLLPAVAMLGGLGAWIYALARTPQLLLLSAFLIGWWSIMTSSLTLDRLPDLVPAELQRRCWATLTTLNGLGFVIFSMGTSSMALTGLQSVLWLGVILMACVLMAQLLQISRRSVSNSQS
- a CDS encoding SGNH/GDSL hydrolase family protein, with the protein product MTASAQEPRTVLCFGDSNTWGFNPDGGGRLPHDTRWPNQLEQQLNRRASGPAWRTIEDGLNSRTWLLDDPIGAARYGAQYSCSGRSGLMTSLHSHKPIDVVILALGCNDCKNYLNLSAEQIADGARILIHDIRSALNCGPRERPDQPPCIVLMTPPLVMITSQSLNWGFAGADTKSQALGNRYLQLAAELEVLAFDVQPVATASSLDGIHFDSQAQSAIATGLADLIAQT
- a CDS encoding LexA family transcriptional regulator; the encoded protein is MEIDRSFLQPPQPLRPQRTPRQLPMAEARVAAGFPSPAEDYVDVGIDLNDQLIRHPTSTFFLRVSGDSMTGAGIHDGDLLVVDRSLNPCPGRVVVAVLDGDFTLKRLMRHQGRLRLEAANPSYPPLDLQSCDDVQIWGVAIHVIHPL